One segment of Fructilactobacillus hinvesii DNA contains the following:
- a CDS encoding MFS transporter: MNFYQKYPLFTKIAGTDLLSKVGDRLFYTALLTTATSLPQANLAVTIVSISETLPVLFSFFLGSLADQKQHKSNLLIKNSITRALLYLGIGFIFNYPQTLLLLMIASVLNFLSGLSGNYSSALLTPFTKTMVNESDMTQAQGLISTANQLMNVLATLAGSLLLAFFLKSTVAYLNALLFILIGSIYYLIRPQLTHVETNFVTNREENLFITTKNNFKNIFHNKTVLSDLWQLALLNGFFGGLTPIFALFIKNNHSLDYISNPVKIALLSAIITLGMVIGSSLSGTLLKNYTENQLNQVSNLFISFVGLSFIVNNLYLILLNSGIIAILLGIVSPRFSAKIITKYPTANLGGIITTVNSLLVLAPPITSVIFPLLPSIHPLAAYIGFFIYSIILVLVTLKIKSRNS, from the coding sequence ATGAACTTTTATCAAAAATACCCTTTATTCACTAAGATAGCCGGCACGGATTTACTTTCTAAAGTGGGCGATCGCTTGTTTTATACCGCATTATTAACCACGGCAACTTCGTTACCACAGGCCAATCTCGCAGTTACGATTGTGTCCATCTCTGAAACTTTGCCAGTTTTATTTAGCTTCTTTTTAGGAAGTCTGGCTGATCAGAAGCAACATAAGAGCAATCTGTTAATTAAGAACTCAATTACCCGGGCCCTTTTGTATCTTGGGATTGGTTTTATTTTTAACTACCCACAAACTTTATTATTACTCATGATTGCGTCAGTTTTAAACTTTCTTTCTGGTTTATCAGGGAACTATTCATCAGCCTTACTGACGCCATTTACAAAAACAATGGTCAATGAATCTGATATGACGCAAGCCCAAGGCCTCATTAGTACGGCCAACCAACTAATGAATGTTTTAGCAACTCTAGCCGGCTCATTATTATTGGCATTTTTTCTCAAAAGCACAGTCGCCTATCTTAACGCTTTGCTTTTCATTCTAATTGGCAGTATCTATTATTTAATCAGACCTCAGTTAACTCACGTTGAAACTAATTTTGTGACAAATAGAGAAGAGAACCTTTTTATAACGACGAAAAATAATTTCAAAAACATTTTTCATAATAAAACTGTCCTAAGTGACCTTTGGCAGTTGGCGTTACTGAACGGCTTTTTTGGTGGTTTAACCCCCATTTTTGCTTTGTTCATAAAAAATAATCATTCCCTAGATTACATTTCAAATCCCGTCAAAATCGCTCTACTTTCGGCAATAATAACACTTGGAATGGTTATCGGAAGTTCCCTCAGCGGCACATTATTAAAAAATTACACTGAAAACCAACTAAACCAAGTTAGTAATCTCTTCATCAGTTTCGTGGGTTTGAGCTTTATAGTAAACAATTTATACCTTATTTTGCTTAATTCTGGGATTATTGCAATTTTACTCGGCATCGTTTCCCCCAGATTTTCTGCTAAAATCATTACTAAATATCCAACTGCAAACTTGGGTGGGATTATCACTACCGTTAATTCTTTATTGGTTCTAGCTCCACCAATCACTAGTGTCATTTTTCCTTTATTACCAAGTATTCACCCTTTAGCTGCTTATATTGGGTTCTTCATTTATAGCATCATTTTAGTTTTGGTTACTTTAAAAATTAAAAGCAGAAATTCATAA
- a CDS encoding type II toxin-antitoxin system YafQ family toxin, translated as MAKLRFKPRVTFNADLKRLANKDRTIVDEVRSAIDMLLEQHELPAEFNDHNLHRHMAGYREFHLRDTPHGKEPTEINDILVVYTIDQDELVLIGIRVGSHNRLFPGENKLKKYRKKH; from the coding sequence ATGGCCAAATTAAGATTCAAACCCAGAGTAACTTTTAATGCGGATTTAAAAAGATTAGCTAATAAAGATCGAACAATTGTAGATGAGGTAAGATCAGCCATTGATATGCTACTTGAACAACATGAATTACCTGCTGAATTTAATGACCATAATTTGCATCGTCACATGGCCGGTTATCGTGAATTTCATCTTCGAGATACACCTCATGGAAAAGAGCCAACTGAAATTAACGATATTTTAGTTGTATATACAATCGATCAAGATGAATTAGTATTGATTGGTATTCGAGTTGGATCACATAACCGTTTATTTCCTGGTGAAAATAAGTTAAAAAAATATCGTAAAAAGCATTAA
- a CDS encoding type II toxin-antitoxin system Phd/YefM family antitoxin, with translation MTKALTQSDFRNHLKKYLDQVNDDDETVYIARSNSRSVAIVSQEKLDWLERALKAKEGSLEYAVARDQLIKRNVLPDDDIVESDDDYWNQF, from the coding sequence ATGACCAAAGCATTAACTCAAAGTGATTTCCGCAATCATTTAAAGAAATACTTAGACCAAGTAAACGATGATGATGAAACTGTCTACATTGCTCGTTCGAATAGTAGATCAGTCGCAATCGTATCTCAAGAAAAACTTGATTGGTTAGAAAGAGCTTTAAAAGCTAAAGAAGGATCCTTGGAATATGCCGTTGCTAGAGATCAATTAATTAAGCGAAATGTTTTACCTGATGATGATATTGTTGAATCAGATGACGATTACTGGAATCAATTTTAG
- a CDS encoding LysM peptidoglycan-binding domain-containing protein — protein MKLKGIKTVAAITAVSAGVLFAGANSANASTKITVKSGDTLSQLAQTYGVSVDSLQKANHIQDINKIYVGEVFVVGDDGNVQVTTANSQAAQTATPAQPHYEVKQAAAQAETPAQPATQAQQTSQATQTETPAQPAAQAQPQATAQAETPSQPAAQAQPQQTSQAASTQAATTSNDNASADNDGSLDSIAAVESGGSYTARNGQYIGKYQLSASYLNGDYSPANQERVARQYAISRYGSVANAVAFRNSHNYW, from the coding sequence ATGAAACTTAAAGGAATTAAAACTGTAGCCGCTATTACTGCTGTATCTGCTGGGGTATTATTCGCCGGTGCCAACAGTGCTAACGCTTCTACTAAGATCACCGTTAAATCTGGTGATACCCTTTCACAATTAGCTCAAACTTACGGAGTTTCAGTTGACAGCTTACAAAAAGCTAACCACATTCAAGACATTAACAAAATTTATGTTGGTGAAGTTTTCGTAGTTGGTGATGACGGTAACGTGCAAGTAACTACTGCTAATAGTCAAGCAGCTCAAACTGCTACTCCAGCTCAACCACACTATGAAGTAAAACAAGCAGCTGCCCAAGCTGAAACTCCAGCTCAACCAGCTACCCAAGCACAACAAACTAGCCAAGCTACTCAAACTGAAACCCCAGCCCAACCAGCTGCCCAAGCTCAACCACAAGCAACTGCTCAAGCTGAAACTCCATCCCAACCAGCAGCTCAAGCACAACCACAACAAACTAGCCAAGCAGCTAGCACGCAAGCTGCAACTACTTCAAACGACAACGCTTCTGCTGACAACGATGGTTCCTTAGACTCAATCGCTGCCGTTGAATCAGGTGGTTCATACACTGCTCGGAACGGTCAATACATTGGTAAATACCAATTATCTGCTTCATACTTGAACGGTGACTACTCTCCAGCTAATCAAGAACGGGTTGCTCGTCAATACGCTATCAGCCGGTACGGTTCAGTTGCGAACGCCGTTGCATTCCGGAACTCACACAACTACTGGTAA
- a CDS encoding alpha-glucosidase — MQRAATWWQDEIIYEIYPRSFNDSNGDGIGDLPGITEKLDYLKDLGITMVWLAPIYRSPMVDMGYDIADYQAIDPVFGTMEDMEELLQAAHDRGLKVIMDLVLNHTSDQHPWFQEALRNPSSPYRDYYIFKPEQAGQAPTNWRSIFGGSTWTNVPNEPGLDYFHTFTSAQPDLNWENPALRQELYRIINWWLEKGISGFRLDAITHLKKDQDWANLPADGSDGLASVTKKGLNRPGLGAFLQELKEATFAHYDAVTIGEAAGVRPEQLAEFVGPDGYFSMIFDFSYLNIDVADANRWTRPRNWSIAELANTIFASQQSIQAAQGVFANVLENHDQNRALTKFIANPAERTPAAAKALATLSVCLPGVPVLYQGQELGMQNFQRDRIADFNDVSSLNNYQQLLQDGETPTTALEIVNWRSRDNARVPFPWDGSPFRGFSTGTPWLKPATGQTGVDVQTEQVDLASVLCYYQRLLRWHHSSESRAFLRTSQFEPLTQTGATIIGYRRRSTERSIVILVNLSNQAVQLQKAVQGRLILDNLNNDSGAESLQITTLTPQQSLIIEETI; from the coding sequence ATGCAACGAGCAGCAACCTGGTGGCAAGATGAAATTATCTACGAAATTTATCCACGCTCTTTTAATGATAGTAACGGGGACGGAATTGGGGACTTGCCTGGAATCACAGAGAAGTTGGATTACTTAAAAGACCTAGGGATCACAATGGTGTGGCTGGCACCCATTTATCGGTCTCCAATGGTAGATATGGGTTATGACATTGCTGATTACCAAGCAATTGATCCGGTCTTTGGCACCATGGAAGACATGGAAGAGTTGCTGCAAGCGGCTCATGACCGGGGGTTAAAGGTTATCATGGATCTCGTGTTGAATCATACGTCAGACCAGCACCCGTGGTTTCAAGAAGCATTACGTAATCCAAGCAGTCCTTACCGCGATTATTACATCTTTAAGCCCGAGCAAGCAGGACAGGCACCCACGAACTGGCGGAGCATTTTTGGCGGGTCCACCTGGACGAACGTTCCCAATGAACCGGGACTAGATTACTTTCATACCTTTACATCGGCTCAACCTGACTTAAATTGGGAAAATCCAGCTTTGCGCCAGGAACTGTATCGGATCATTAACTGGTGGCTTGAAAAGGGGATTAGCGGGTTTCGCCTTGATGCAATTACCCATTTAAAGAAGGATCAAGATTGGGCGAATCTGCCGGCCGATGGAAGCGATGGACTAGCTAGTGTGACGAAAAAGGGGTTGAATCGCCCTGGACTAGGAGCTTTTTTGCAGGAACTCAAGGAAGCTACCTTTGCGCATTACGATGCGGTTACCATCGGAGAAGCGGCAGGAGTCCGTCCTGAACAATTGGCTGAATTCGTTGGTCCAGACGGTTATTTTTCCATGATTTTTGACTTTAGCTACCTTAATATTGACGTGGCAGATGCCAATCGATGGACGCGACCACGAAACTGGTCCATTGCAGAATTAGCGAACACCATCTTTGCAAGCCAACAATCCATCCAAGCAGCACAGGGGGTGTTTGCGAATGTTTTAGAAAACCACGACCAAAACCGGGCCTTGACCAAGTTTATTGCAAATCCAGCGGAGCGAACCCCCGCTGCTGCCAAAGCGTTGGCCACGCTCTCCGTCTGTTTGCCAGGGGTTCCCGTTCTCTATCAGGGACAGGAGCTAGGAATGCAAAATTTTCAGCGTGACCGAATTGCGGACTTTAACGATGTTTCTTCCTTAAATAACTATCAGCAATTGTTACAGGATGGTGAGACTCCAACCACGGCTTTAGAAATCGTGAACTGGCGCTCGCGGGATAATGCTCGGGTCCCATTTCCGTGGGATGGAAGTCCGTTTAGAGGCTTTTCGACGGGGACACCCTGGTTAAAGCCGGCTACGGGGCAAACCGGAGTTGACGTTCAGACAGAGCAAGTAGATTTAGCTTCCGTTCTATGCTATTACCAACGATTATTACGCTGGCACCACAGTTCGGAGAGCCGAGCGTTCCTTAGGACCAGTCAGTTTGAGCCGCTAACGCAAACTGGAGCGACAATAATTGGTTACCGGCGACGTTCAACGGAGCGAAGCATTGTGATCCTAGTGAACCTAAGTAATCAAGCAGTTCAGTTACAAAAGGCAGTTCAAGGCCGATTGATTTTAGATAATTTAAACAACGATTCAGGGGCAGAAAGCTTGCAGATAACCACTTTAACCCCCCAACAATCCCTTATAATAGAAGAAACAATCTGA
- the zwf gene encoding glucose-6-phosphate dehydrogenase yields MATETPTRALFMLFGGVGDLALRKLYPAIFNLYKKGSLDNDHFALIGLSRKSLTDEEFRAKIMDSIASEADSQEQAQTFASHFYWKSHDVTNKDHYSDLKELADQLEQKYETEGNRVFYVSMAPRFFGMVAQSLHDQDVLSTNGGFNRLVIEKPFGRDYESAKELNDALTSAFHENQIYRIDHYLGKETTEAIPVLRFGNPLLESVWNHEYIKDVQITLAEKLGVEDRAGYYDTAGALRDMIQNHTLQIVSYLAMDQPNSFVDTEIRREKVKALQSMEVYDAEGVKQNFVRGQYGSGPDSVPYREEPGVPSDSNNDTYAAGKIVFNNHRWGDTPFYIRSGKKLADKQGRIDIEFKKPLVDIFAKGTKQPQELQGNVLSFYIDPKIGITLTVNTKDSEQGMHTETIDLGYLQSDQRAAKVPLPYERLFHDILTGDGTYFASWPEVAAAWKFVDPVQKLWDSEPGDFPNYESGSMGPKAADELLARDGNQWYWPDNVR; encoded by the coding sequence ATGGCAACTGAAACACCAACACGAGCATTATTCATGCTTTTCGGTGGAGTTGGTGACTTAGCATTGCGGAAGTTATACCCTGCTATTTTTAACTTATACAAAAAAGGTAGCCTCGATAACGATCATTTCGCTTTGATAGGTCTCTCCCGAAAATCACTAACAGATGAAGAGTTTCGTGCTAAAATCATGGACTCAATTGCCAGTGAAGCTGACAGCCAAGAGCAAGCACAAACCTTTGCTAGTCACTTTTACTGGAAATCACACGACGTAACTAACAAGGATCACTACTCTGACTTAAAGGAGCTTGCTGATCAACTAGAACAAAAATACGAGACAGAAGGCAACCGGGTCTTTTACGTTTCAATGGCCCCACGGTTCTTTGGCATGGTGGCTCAAAGTCTCCACGATCAAGATGTTTTATCAACCAACGGTGGCTTCAACCGGTTGGTAATTGAAAAACCATTTGGTCGTGATTACGAATCCGCTAAGGAACTGAATGACGCTTTAACTAGTGCCTTTCATGAAAATCAAATTTACCGGATTGATCACTACCTTGGCAAGGAAACTACGGAAGCAATTCCAGTGCTCCGATTTGGAAACCCCTTATTAGAATCCGTTTGGAACCATGAATACATTAAAGACGTCCAAATTACTCTAGCTGAAAAGCTCGGAGTTGAAGACCGGGCTGGTTACTATGATACAGCTGGTGCCCTGCGGGATATGATTCAAAACCATACCCTCCAAATCGTGAGCTACTTGGCCATGGATCAACCAAATTCCTTCGTTGATACGGAAATTCGGCGCGAAAAGGTCAAGGCTTTGCAAAGCATGGAAGTTTACGATGCTGAAGGCGTCAAACAAAACTTTGTCCGCGGTCAATACGGATCAGGTCCTGATTCAGTGCCATACCGCGAAGAACCTGGTGTTCCAAGCGATTCCAATAACGACACTTACGCCGCTGGTAAGATTGTCTTTAACAACCACCGGTGGGGAGACACTCCTTTCTACATTCGTTCCGGAAAGAAATTAGCGGACAAACAAGGTCGCATTGACATTGAGTTCAAGAAACCCCTGGTTGATATCTTCGCCAAGGGAACCAAGCAACCACAAGAACTCCAAGGAAACGTGCTATCATTCTACATTGATCCAAAGATTGGGATTACCCTGACCGTTAACACCAAGGATTCCGAACAAGGAATGCACACGGAAACGATTGATCTCGGTTACCTGCAATCTGACCAACGGGCTGCAAAGGTTCCATTGCCATACGAACGGCTTTTCCACGACATCTTAACTGGAGACGGAACGTACTTCGCCAGCTGGCCAGAAGTAGCGGCCGCTTGGAAGTTCGTCGACCCCGTTCAAAAACTATGGGACAGCGAACCCGGTGACTTCCCGAACTACGAATCTGGTTCAATGGGACCAAAAGCGGCCGACGAACTACTCGCTCGCGATGGCAACCAGTGGTACTGGCCTGATAACGTTCGGTAA
- the gndA gene encoding NADP-dependent phosphogluconate dehydrogenase, with translation MADKKANIGVVGMAVMGKNLALNIESRGYTVAIYNRSASKTEKVMEDHGDKNLIPSYNVEDFVKSIEAPRTILLMVKAGAATDAVINEILPLLDKGDTLIDGGNTNFHDTIARNQELAKSGINFIGMGVSGGELGALQGPSLMPGGQKEAYDRVAPILEKIAAKAKDGKPCVAYIGPDGAGHYVKMVHNGIEYGDEELIDESFNILRNAAGYSVDDLANIFADWNKGELNSYLIEITADILTRKDDLGDDKSKPIVDMILDRGANKGTGKWSSEDALDEGAPQSVITEAVYARFVSMLKDERMEAAKVLNGPSKKPTYNGDDIVEDMRQALYFGKIMSYAQGFEQMRMASTSHNWNLKYGELAQIWREGCIIRAQFLDEITKAFEKTPDLNNLLMDPFFGDIANKYQDAARRILAFATEYGIPVPSLAGAVSYFDSYRAEVLPANLLQAQRDYFGAHTYERVDRPGSFHYPWYKEQ, from the coding sequence ATGGCTGACAAGAAAGCAAACATCGGAGTTGTTGGAATGGCCGTTATGGGTAAGAACCTTGCCCTTAACATTGAAAGCCGCGGTTACACCGTTGCAATTTACAACCGTTCCGCTTCTAAGACAGAAAAAGTAATGGAAGATCACGGTGACAAAAACCTGATTCCTTCATACAACGTCGAAGACTTCGTTAAGTCAATTGAAGCTCCTCGGACCATCTTATTAATGGTTAAAGCTGGTGCTGCAACTGACGCTGTCATTAACGAAATTCTCCCATTGTTAGACAAGGGTGACACGTTAATCGATGGTGGTAACACGAACTTCCACGACACGATTGCCCGGAACCAAGAATTAGCTAAATCAGGAATTAACTTCATCGGAATGGGAGTTTCTGGTGGTGAATTAGGTGCCCTCCAAGGTCCTTCTTTGATGCCTGGTGGTCAAAAAGAAGCTTATGACCGGGTTGCTCCAATCTTAGAAAAGATTGCTGCTAAAGCCAAAGATGGCAAACCATGTGTTGCTTACATCGGCCCTGATGGTGCTGGTCACTACGTTAAAATGGTCCACAACGGAATCGAATACGGTGACGAAGAGTTAATTGACGAATCATTTAACATCTTACGGAACGCCGCTGGTTACTCCGTTGACGACTTAGCTAATATTTTCGCCGACTGGAACAAGGGTGAATTGAACAGTTACTTGATTGAAATCACTGCTGACATCTTAACTCGTAAAGATGACTTAGGTGACGACAAGAGCAAGCCAATCGTAGACATGATCTTAGACCGTGGTGCTAACAAAGGTACTGGTAAGTGGTCTTCAGAAGATGCCTTAGATGAAGGTGCTCCTCAATCAGTAATCACGGAAGCTGTTTATGCTCGATTCGTTTCCATGTTGAAGGACGAACGGATGGAAGCAGCCAAGGTCTTAAACGGCCCATCCAAGAAGCCAACTTACAACGGTGATGACATCGTTGAAGACATGCGTCAAGCTCTTTACTTCGGTAAGATCATGAGTTACGCTCAAGGTTTCGAACAAATGCGGATGGCTTCTACCAGCCACAACTGGAACTTGAAGTACGGTGAATTAGCCCAAATTTGGCGTGAAGGTTGTATCATCCGGGCTCAATTCTTAGACGAAATTACAAAAGCCTTTGAAAAGACCCCTGACTTGAACAACTTGTTAATGGATCCATTCTTCGGTGACATCGCTAACAAGTACCAAGATGCCGCTCGTCGGATCTTAGCCTTTGCTACTGAATACGGAATTCCAGTTCCATCATTAGCTGGTGCTGTTTCTTACTTTGACTCATACCGGGCTGAAGTTCTCCCTGCTAACCTGTTACAAGCACAACGTGACTACTTCGGTGCTCACACGTACGAACGGGTTGACCGTCCAGGAAGCTTCCACTACCCATGGTACAAAGAACAATAA
- a CDS encoding type II toxin-antitoxin system YafQ family toxin: MEIDRTKKFLKDVKRCKKKHWNIEKLEKAVRSIVENDERELKKLKNHSLKGDWQGLYELHIESNWLLIYRISNDRVILVLTRTGTHKETLGI; this comes from the coding sequence ATGGAAATTGATCGGACTAAAAAGTTTTTAAAAGATGTGAAGAGATGTAAGAAAAAACATTGGAACATTGAAAAATTAGAAAAAGCAGTTAGATCAATAGTTGAAAATGATGAAAGAGAACTAAAAAAATTAAAAAATCATTCTTTAAAAGGTGATTGGCAGGGACTTTACGAACTTCATATTGAATCTAATTGGTTGCTCATTTATCGGATAAGTAATGACAGAGTTATTTTAGTATTAACTAGAACAGGGACTCATAAAGAAACATTAGGTATTTAA
- a CDS encoding type II toxin-antitoxin system RelB/DinJ family antitoxin, giving the protein MTKTDTRVTVKVDEKTKEAATKIYEELGLTMSSAIKLFLAETVQTKSIPFQPKIKDQETINAINDAYTGNTVKIGNINDFDKWLENV; this is encoded by the coding sequence ATGACTAAAACAGATACTAGAGTTACTGTAAAAGTTGATGAAAAAACTAAAGAAGCAGCAACCAAAATATATGAAGAATTGGGATTAACTATGAGTTCTGCAATTAAATTATTTCTTGCAGAAACTGTTCAAACTAAATCAATTCCATTTCAACCTAAAATAAAAGATCAAGAAACAATTAACGCTATCAATGATGCATATACTGGGAATACAGTGAAAATTGGTAATATTAATGATTTTGATAAATGGTTGGAAAACGTTTGA
- a CDS encoding amino acid permease, with protein sequence MAEQNDRKLKRGLKNRHIQLIALGGTIGTGLFLGSGESITLTGPSILLAYAITGVICFFIMRALGTLLLSNLEANSFIEPITHFLGETTGFVAGWTYWMCWIIGAIAEVTAAGIYINFWFPGIPAWLTGLVILGIIYALNTINVAAYGETEFWFALIKVIAIVAIIVVGIVLVLINYKTPAGHASLTNLYSHKFFGHGWQGFALSFQMVVFSLTGVEMVGMTAGETKDPVHVIPKAIDAVPFRIILFYIGALAAIMCVIPWQTISPNQSPFVEVFKNIGINGAAGIVNFVVLTAATSACNSSIYTTGRMMFSLTHGSNGKVAQKLGTLSKRQIPQHAITFSTLIVAAAVLLNVFIPKGVFVFIASISTTLFLFMWSLIILAQMKYRKEVDAAGKEDQLIFKMPWYPFSSYIVLIFLAFVAIVLLFRISSLLALIGSLIWIGALYAVKIRRNRHIPKP encoded by the coding sequence ATGGCAGAACAAAATGATCGTAAACTGAAGCGGGGGCTAAAAAACCGCCACATTCAGCTCATTGCCTTAGGGGGAACGATTGGAACCGGACTCTTTCTGGGTTCTGGGGAATCCATCACACTAACTGGACCCTCCATCCTCTTGGCCTATGCCATTACGGGAGTCATCTGTTTCTTCATCATGAGAGCTCTCGGAACGCTGTTATTGTCCAATTTGGAAGCTAATTCCTTCATCGAACCGATTACCCATTTTCTGGGGGAAACCACCGGTTTTGTAGCCGGCTGGACCTATTGGATGTGTTGGATTATCGGGGCCATTGCGGAAGTCACCGCGGCCGGAATCTACATTAACTTCTGGTTTCCTGGAATTCCCGCGTGGCTAACCGGGCTCGTTATTTTAGGAATTATTTACGCCCTCAATACCATTAACGTGGCTGCGTACGGGGAAACCGAGTTCTGGTTCGCCCTCATTAAGGTAATTGCCATCGTCGCCATCATCGTGGTGGGAATTGTCTTAGTCCTCATTAACTACAAGACGCCCGCTGGTCACGCTTCCTTAACCAATTTGTACTCACATAAATTCTTTGGTCACGGGTGGCAAGGTTTCGCCCTGTCCTTTCAAATGGTCGTCTTTTCTCTAACAGGAGTTGAAATGGTAGGGATGACCGCCGGCGAAACGAAGGATCCCGTCCACGTGATTCCCAAGGCGATCGACGCCGTCCCGTTTCGGATCATCCTCTTTTACATCGGAGCATTAGCTGCCATCATGTGTGTCATTCCATGGCAGACGATTTCCCCAAACCAAAGTCCCTTCGTGGAAGTCTTTAAGAACATTGGGATCAACGGAGCCGCCGGAATTGTCAACTTTGTGGTTCTAACTGCCGCTACGTCCGCCTGCAACTCCTCGATTTACACCACTGGGCGGATGATGTTTAGTTTGACCCACGGAAGTAACGGCAAGGTCGCCCAAAAGCTCGGAACCTTATCTAAACGCCAGATTCCCCAACATGCCATTACCTTCTCGACCCTAATCGTTGCCGCAGCAGTCTTGCTCAACGTCTTCATCCCCAAGGGAGTCTTCGTTTTCATTGCCAGCATCTCAACGACCCTCTTTCTCTTCATGTGGTCGTTAATTATTTTGGCCCAAATGAAATACCGCAAGGAAGTGGATGCAGCCGGTAAGGAAGATCAGTTAATTTTCAAAATGCCCTGGTATCCATTTTCTAGCTACATCGTGTTAATCTTTTTGGCTTTTGTTGCCATCGTGCTGCTCTTCCGGATTAGTTCCCTCCTCGCGCTCATTGGTTCCTTAATTTGGATTGGCGCGTTATATGCGGTCAAAATCCGCCGCAATCGACACATCCCTAAACCCTAA
- a CDS encoding amino acid ABC transporter substrate-binding protein: MKRKQKLLIGNLVVLALLGLVLGTVYYRFNHRTDSWKSLQNEKTLKIGIDDTFVPMGFRDKNNHLVGYDVEMAKAACKKLGLKPDFQVIDWSMKETELNTHHIDAIWNGYTVTPERKQHVAFTNNYHRTGQVLLTRADSGVNQPQDMRGKQLGVQSGSSGFTLFQTNPKDLKQYLTSAPVQYDTFDKAINDVQVGRLGAVLIDEDYARYYLAHSHPKIPLKIVPTSFPPDEMAVGVRKEDKTLRHRLNWAIQELHRDGTEQRLAQKYFGTQQPPQQPQQPQSQPMQKKP, translated from the coding sequence ATGAAAAGAAAGCAAAAGTTGCTCATCGGCAATTTAGTGGTCCTGGCCTTACTAGGATTAGTCCTTGGGACCGTGTACTACCGCTTTAACCACCGGACCGATAGTTGGAAGAGTCTTCAAAATGAAAAAACGCTCAAAATTGGAATTGATGATACCTTTGTTCCAATGGGCTTTCGGGATAAAAATAACCACCTGGTGGGTTATGACGTGGAGATGGCCAAGGCTGCTTGTAAGAAACTGGGGTTAAAACCGGACTTTCAAGTGATTGATTGGTCCATGAAGGAAACGGAACTAAACACCCACCACATCGATGCGATTTGGAATGGGTACACGGTTACGCCCGAACGAAAGCAACACGTGGCCTTTACGAATAACTACCACCGGACGGGGCAGGTCTTATTAACCCGGGCTGATTCGGGAGTGAACCAACCTCAGGATATGCGCGGCAAGCAACTGGGTGTGCAATCTGGATCATCGGGATTTACGTTGTTTCAAACTAATCCGAAGGATCTGAAACAGTATCTAACGAGCGCCCCCGTTCAGTATGATACCTTTGATAAGGCGATTAATGACGTACAGGTGGGTCGCCTCGGCGCCGTTTTAATTGATGAAGATTATGCACGTTACTACCTGGCTCACAGCCACCCCAAGATTCCTCTGAAGATTGTGCCTACGAGCTTTCCCCCTGATGAGATGGCAGTGGGAGTACGCAAGGAAGATAAGACGTTGCGCCACCGGTTGAACTGGGCCATTCAGGAGCTGCACCGCGATGGAACGGAACAACGGCTGGCCCAGAAGTACTTTGGGACCCAGCAACCGCCCCAACAACCGCAGCAACCACAATCACAACCAATGCAAAAAAAACCATAA